The window gccttacacctagaatttcatgtgtctcatctttaactttttcgtagcttacaaattcttctctcaccagaatgaaaactccccctcccacctttcctatcccatctctccgatacacactccagtgccgtgagaaaatttctgcatccattatataatttctcagccatgattcaactcctagtacaatatctggtaaatatatatctattaaattacttaattctattcctttttttacaatacttctacagttcaacactaacaattttatgtcatccctacttgatttccagttccctgttctcttatcaccgctccctaggccatcccgtttctctgaatgtacctccctattacccttccaaacaaatttcctaacttatacgtaccactgcggtttaaatgaaggccatccgagcgcagatccctttctcctacccacccattaggatctagaaatctcactcccagtttcccacatacccactccatagtctcatttaaatcccctatcactctccagtcagttcctacacagtattccactaataacaatctccgcttttttaaactgcacccgtgctgcatttaccagatcccacacatcacttatatcagcttgccttatgttgttagtaccaacgtgaaacactaccactttctccttccactcctccctctcttctactttccttaacatctgcctcaacctaattcctggataacattctaccctgtttccctttcctccacacactttcccccacATGTCTAaaatggaatccctcatgaccagaccctcaaccctacccacctcatttgatcccctcccctcctggtcagccctacctttcctgatagctgcagaagctacttccttcccccttttctccttcccatgacgctgttccacctgtcttttcctatcctctactctacatttctctttcctaccttttccctttctcctatttccacacatctcagcaacagttccctgtccctcatcttccctctgttgttctacctggagtgactcatactgatttcgcacagacacctgtgctgaattctgatcctgaatagagcccttagcctgcaatctccatccccttagaacatttgaccacctgtcttctacagctgccccctttccttcccctccctcttgtacacctcctgtaacctgtacattgtttgagggagtcctatcttccttcctgtcttctgtgagaatcctaattatctccctcaaactttccaagtcctccctcatacccctcaaatgcctcaccacacccacaataagtacactcgcgctccttagccattctttacgggggaaaaattttaaattaaaaaataaaataacttatttgcaaaaaaataaatgaacggagggatatattgtctgggatagtacacaacaataaggtaattaatatacgactacactacaatactacttagttgtgctctattattttgtttaatttttttttttttttttaatcctacaacccctaacaggataaaagctgctgttaattactgaatatcgaaagtaatacacaagaactacacaattccaaactgcaattaagcctatcctaatttcaacaatattttagtaagagtttctacggatacctctaccacaccagtactacacaaatattttacaataataaaataagcctCCTCACATGCAGCAATAAAAAAGTCtcccacaaaagttcgtcctgcgagtatatccggcagaaaaaagatgttgaagagtggcaatctggcaacactgcaaccacatgcagggtaactacctctttcagcacatattagtcgtgcttttcagttggtgcagtggatagagttttgggttagcatgcaggaggtcgaggggtcgatcctgggttgaggcgtatgtttttctTTTCGtcaatgtagtccaggtggtatggtatctggcatcttaatcgtcaacagcgaataaattcacacccacaacgtggaaagggcgtctttcaaagatgaccaatgaaaacgattgttcgcccatttctaggatcgtagtatgcaagtgcaaatggtttctagaggacccgctgcaatcgctgttaacGATTAACATACCAgctaccataccacctggactacatttacgaaataaaaaacatacgcctcaacccaggatagacccttcgacctcctgcatgctaactcgaaactctatccactgtaccaactgtacagcacgactaatatgtgctgacagaggtagttaccctacatgtggttacagtgttgccaaactgccactcttcaacgtccgttttgtgccggatatactcgcaggacgaacttttgtgagagactttttttattgctgcatgtgaggagtcgtgctgcaacgcccgagtgcgcgaatttcggttcatcctgtatattatACAAGCGTCCGCAAATAATCTGCAGTCACTTTGGATTTCATTCGGCAGATTCTTGATAAAGGCCCTGAATAAAATTGGGCCAATAACTACCCTGTACAACTCCCAAAGTTATTGTCAGGGTATTTACTTCCAACTTTTACTCTTTGCCTGCGGTGTGTCAAAAATTCTCGTATCCATTTAACCAacttattctttcaccagaatgaatactccccctcctaccattcctatcctatctctacgatacacactccagttccgtgagaaaatttctgcatccattatatcatatctcagccatgattcaactcctattacaatatctggtaattatataactattaaattacttaattctattcttttctttacaatacttctacagttgaacactatcatttttatgtcatccctacttgatttacagttccctgttcccttatcactgctccctaggccaccgtgtttctctgaatgtacttccctataacccttctaaacaaatttcctaacttatatgtcccactgcggtttaagtgaaggccatctgagcgcagatccctatctcctacccacccgttaggatctagaaatctcactcccagtttcccacatagccactccatagtctcatttaaatccccaatcaccttccacccagtatccctcctacatagtattctactgataacaatccCCTCTTCCtcaaacttcacctgtgctgcatttatcaggtcccacacatccccaactatgttggtacttataccagcttgtcttaagttgttagtaccaacgtgaaacactaccaccttctcctttccctcctccttctcttctactttcctaaacatctgccttaaactaattcctggacaacactctactctggtaccctttcttccacacactttccagATATATCTAACAATGGAATTtaccatgaccagagcctcaaccctacccacctcatctgatcacctcccctcttggtcagtcctatctttcctgacagctgtagaagctacttcctcctctcttttctccatcccatgatcgtgttccacctgtcttttcctatccactgctccacattttcctttcctaccttttctcttcctcctacttctacacttctcagcaacagttccctgttcctcatcttccctcggttgttctacctgcagtgactcatactgatttctcacagatgtctgtcctgaattctgatcatgaatggagcctttagcctgcaatcttcttcccctcaaaaccttagaccacctgtcttctaaaattccccactttccttcccatccctcttttacacctactgtatcctgtacattgtttgagggaggcctactttccttcctgtcctctgagagaatcctaattatctccctcaaactctgcaactcctccctcatatgccttaatgcctggccacatccacagttcctatgCTTGCAATCCTTAGCCATTCTTCATTGAGTAatgaagagaaaaggaaaaataagataacttctctaatgaaaggaaagaaatattgtctaggatagttcacaaagatcacacaacaataaggtaattaatataaattaatataagctactactacactacaatacttcttagttgtacaatttttttattcctacaacaccctaacaggatgaaaattgctgttaattactggaaacagagaataatacacaagaattacaatctaaactgcagttaagtctaccctaattattacaacagaattctagtaggagagttactacagataccactgatacagtactacacaaatatttcacagtaatagaataaacacactattttataataagatactataatacactacaataattttaaactacgttcagactacgttcagatactacaataaaccaaaaccaaactccgtggcgctacagcccttgaagggccttggcctaccaagcgaccgctgctcagcctgaaggcctgcagatcacgaggtctcatgtggtcagcatgatgaatcctctcggccgttattcttggctttctagactgcggccactatctcaccctcagatagctcctcaattctaatcacgtaggctgagtggacctcgaccagccctcaggtccaggtaaaaatccctgacctggccgggaatcgaacccggggcctccgggtaagaggcaggcatgctacccctacaccacgaggccggctcagatactacaatacactacaataattttaaactacgttcagacgtattttaattacagcaggttattactaagcacaaacagaaaaggaaattacaATTTAAGTTCAAAATTGgtaagactactcaaaataatagaataaaaaatgaatttctaataagttactataatacactacaataatttttaaactacgttcagacgtatcctaatgatAATAGGTTATTACTatgcacaaatagaaatgaaaattccaattacgcctaaatttagatatttgcAATAACTACCGGTACTCAAGGATCACCAACAAAAAGTTAAATgtgtagacagattaatattagtactactttatcctactatgctgtaatagaaatgaaacctgctgtTTGCACAGGAATACACACGAATATAaaaggcaagatactatctaatataacCGTACTACACTAAAATTCTCAACTGAAATCTGGTTATGtaattattacagatggtggattactattattttccctactccgcgggatgGAGTTCAAATATTACCTTGTACCTACATTTGAGAAAGGTAAGAAAAAGCCAGACACTTCTTTACTAAGATGGgattaaaaatgttatattttatgattaaaCAAATGCTTGAGCTTATTTCATATTATGAATATCATATACGTGAAATTGCAAGATATATGATTTATTCCGAATACTGGTTAAGGTTTCCAGCCTATTAAATTATTATAACATGAACTTTTAGTTATCTTAGACTCTGCAAGTTGCATCTGCCAAACGCGAACAAAGGGCAAGGATaagctgccaaaaaaaaaaaaaaaaccctgcagGAACTAGATAAGGGGTTGTCACTGGGCAAGGTTTCATATTTTTATAAGATCCAATGCACTCACCTCTGCTTATCAAAGTGATCTAATGAACACAGTAGAAAAGAAATGACTTTCCATACTGTATAACCACAAAGATAAGCATTACAGCTATGAGAACAAATCATTTAAAAGCATCAAAGGTTATCACTTCTCACATATTCAAATATTAGACGACATTTATCAAACTTACAATATTCACATTCATTTTATCCGCTTACTGAATAACTTGAAGTTCTTGAAGTACTCCTCAACTTCTTCCTTAGGATAAGGTTTGAGTACTATACATGTGCAGAAATTCTCAGGCTGCTCCACCCATTTCTTGTGATCGACATTATTTTCTTTCAGTCTAGCTTCTAATTCATCCATACTTTCAAGAGACGGGGCCTGCAAATTAATAACACATTACCTTCTGCCAATAATATCTGACCATTATACACAGGGTAAATATGACAACTGAACCACTTTTCGGATGCTCATTTTATATACCCAACCAGCCAATTACCGGTAATTCctaattattaaaatgaaaacaaaacaattattttatatgACGTAGGCTATAAGTGTACAAAGCATTTAGAATAATTGCGAACTACATTTCCTCGAAATTTAAAGAACAATTCTGTGATAGCAAGAATTTACAGGAAGTGTTCTGAGCTGTCAAAATGTTAATCTAAATATATATAAACATGTCCTGACTGCCTGACTGACACATTCATCaccgccaagccaaaactactggacaaaaagaaatgaaattttgaggatacatttactgtatattacaatgtaggtgctcgataagggaggattttttgatattccgtcgctaagggggtgaaaaaggggggtgaatttttaaaatgagtgtatctatatctcaaaactttaaaagtttacagatataaaaaatggtaggtatttagaatctcctttaaaatatacacgtactttttttttgttttcggaaaatcccactaggaggggtgaaaatggggttaaattatttttattaagatactgatatctcaaaaactgaagatgttacagacgtgaaatttgctatttgaaatctcctttacaaataaataaatacgcattttttgttttcagaaatccacttaagagggggagtgtgaaatgaagtggaaaaaagtgaaatatttttatggggatacttatatcacaaaactgaaagtaacagacgtaaacattggtatttggaaactcctttaaacataaagaaacacaccttctttttgggaggtggaaatcaacttaacggcggtggggtgaaaaaggagttgagatcaattgattttactgttccaaatgtactttattctgatcataaaccgatcatttttaatctttcctgggttcgttttcaagagcatcttttcctttggagaacgtaacgttcgattacagtagattctcttggcatataaataaaaatttaaacacatttgaaataaacgataggaatggtattgaccgtgcaattgttcacctctataataaggtcaataatgcacggaagtatgtcattcgtatcgccagaaaacccgcgcacttgcctacgcgcgacaatggtgttgtaacattgtcagcaatgacaatggcagcaaatgtaatttaccgctaagtagcggACTTGTATCTTGTTGCGGGGTccacaacatcaataataataacctacattcaactaatatcacccaccctaataataataataataataataataataataataataataataataataataataataataataataataataataataattgtaccgtgaggtacacctcAAGGCCGCGCATTCAagattagcgcctaaatgaactcctctattggtcagtcaaactgataacacaacaagttggaactttaatcagaagatgtcaccactgaaatactaagtaattgttttgttgcgaagtttcctaaactgactgaatttttccttgttttgtttgccattcatcaagaagtttggacattcttccacagacgACACTACTAAAAATCATGATCATGCACTccggtgcaaagtgaaataacttattatttaaagaagttttgtatttctaggttgtccataactgatctatgttcatttatttttgggttggcaatacttccttttctttccgccagttttgaatttagccaatcagtaagtttggtaattaattttcaaccaatcccgcatttcttgttcactttgtatctgccaataaaatttaagagggtgtgtcctgattaatcgtgaatgatctcgaaccttccctgagggtttataaactgcggcttttcacgtttcttggccaattgatcgtcgtctttctgagagtgtatgtgtttaagcaggaggcgggcagcctctttcgtcggcagctagaacatctacaaggtaatggccacataacttcattctttcttgctacctccgcaaattattccgaaggagaaggtccgaatctttactaagtaacctacttttctaaaatgtaacttctcttttggcttcataaaataaataaatcgggCATAGAGAgcgaattaccctctcgagctccacttcatcttggtttgaggtgactacgtttagtaactgtttttccttctgtaatgtgttaaagtaatttctatgggagtcacctcaatagtttgtgaatagcccctgtttcttcggcctagagccctgtaggtttttaggttttcactatcttggagcgcagtgtacgcctccattctgttcgtgttcgggccgtttatttcaCCTGTTCTTtttttgcaaaggccctgtaggttgggtacgagatacccctgtgtagAAACCAGTGCATTTGTAAATTGTGGCtggagaggccagagattgtatatcttgatgtaatgttgccttgtgtaggcttggaaaactgagagcctgttagctctttttcaaagttttgtaactgtaaagtagacctctgggaggctagatattgtgatttagggagcaagtgctcttgaattaggggatttctgcccataACTAAATAAtacttcttccatttgtaaaattgtaaaactaagcgCTTAAgagcccagaatttgtaaacatcgctaatcttggactttcctagtcttgtttcaagtttgcttttgtacctgatatgtttttatgttcaccaagtgaaacttgttaagttgttgttttctaaaaaaaatataaccttcagttcaagttttaaattaattttgatattgtagatagacccattcaccccagcaccttctttaacccctTTCTGCTTCACGGGTatcgctgtaataataataataataataataataataataataataataataatgttctggaccatcgtcaaaatgtgcggaccgcgatggaaacgggtcctggccgggtaataacTACGATTGCACTCCGGCTGCGGTTTCAGTACCGCcaatgcacccaagacgacaccacgtcgatctcctcaaggatttgatccatattaaaaatgcttataggaaaagatggcaaagatttagggacccaactgatcgggCGGAATACCtagagctagcccgggaagtacgaaaagaattgctggaaagaaagatttaaaaatgcGAGGAaatttgccgtcagatcgcgaattttgttaagcattcaattataagtttcagtataataccgtagcgaagcacgggtatcttgctagtctatatatatatataaaataagagttttgtctgtacattgctcagaatttgaaaagaattgtatttctctatcggtcatgaccacagtaacaaggaaatgcattttttacttttccgtaatttctgtctgtctgtctgtctgtctgtctgtctgtctgtctgtctgtatgtatgtatgtatgtatgtattgtaccggttacgacctgtacataagtattttttgagcataagttacgtttatttaccatgcgtaatgttccgagcgcgtctggttCGTTTCccaacagcgaggaccagctagcgaagtgtatgacgactgtgagctgtgacgtagccacaggggctagctaggccgcccgctcgtctcaacacgtgttgccagccttgactggtattttctggattccacgtcacttgttctagtgagttcgatggagaaaatttggaaatttctataataattgtgctagcgagtcgagcgatatgtcatcttgtttgggatcacctaaacgtcccaatgctcgagtttcaagcaaatccatcgagggattcgggagatattcaatcaaaccgtattatgacgtagacctcccggattgaataaaaaggggacctactgtagcctattcacacagtctcagctgagtagtcagcgaggacactcttgctgctactatcatcgtggaactctgtctttatacaagtgtgggaagacgattcttccaagttttataaagtggactcataagacttcgagtgtggtagaaatttttctaagtcttcgtaattgaacttggaatatttacaagtgttcactgaagggacttgtattatttacgtgtcatcgaagttggaatttttctaagtgttaactaaatagacttgtattatttccatgggttcgagacccgaattcttctaagtgttccctgaacattatttacgtgtcttcgaagttggattttttctaagtgttaactgaagggacttgtgtcatttacgcgtcttcgaagctggaattttctaagtgttcactgaatggacttgtattattttcatgtgtcttcgaagctggaattttctaagtgttcactgaatggacttgtattattttcatgtgttcgagatcagaacttttctaagtgatcattgaatggacttgtgttttttacgtggaatatttgcaactgttgaggaactcattcttctaatagacagtgattgattaacattgccagtgatgaactttaactttccaacggctttgaacaaagtcaggatttcacttgcatttactcaaagacttgtacatttgccagtgttggtctaaaagacttataaatttcgtcagtgaatttatttatgtgaatagacttgtgttttcgtcagtggtcactcaaagactttatgaatttcaccagtgattaactttaaatatattcagacttccaagtggatgGATTTGTGTTtctttcgttcgagtttaggcaaagacttgcaccttcgccagtaatgaactttgagtttaattATAATTtcgcaagaagggacttgtatgtttcgttgccaaacgttattcagagacgaagattttcctagtgatgaactctagaattattaataccactcatatcattttaggagtgttggaagtcttgatgtacaattatcaagatctctgcttataagttgatcatccaaggtgttcatggactcagtgctactagtgaccttgggaacatcaatcctctcagtctcattgggctgaggtagtacatgactatctgagagtcgggctcttttactggtacagagagggggtAGTATACGTCCAACGTGGGGCACGAActcacgaccctgagattaagagtctcatgctctaccgactgagctaggctgagagtcgggctcttttactggtacagtatgtatgtatgtatgtatgtatgtatgtatgtatgtatgtatgtatgtatgtatgtatgtatgtatgtatgtatgtacacgcatcactagaaaacggctgaagagaatttaatgaaaatcggaatgtaaagtcgggcgatgaactgctacaatctaggctataaattattttaatcacgctgagtgaaatggtagtttaggggaaggcctgaaatttaattctgaaatatttatgttattagtggtcgtgtcttaatgaaaatcgctagacaaagatgggaaataagtcgctacaacataggctatacacgctgagaaaaatggtagtttaggggaaggcc is drawn from Anabrus simplex isolate iqAnaSimp1 chromosome 1, ASM4041472v1, whole genome shotgun sequence and contains these coding sequences:
- the LOC136858293 gene encoding putative peptidyl-tRNA hydrolase PTRHD1 isoform X2; the protein is MSRNLVQYVVMRGDLAKKWNVGALIAQACHACCAVTHLFHEDPYTQEYLKDLDSMHKVVLEAPSLESMDELEARLKENNVDHKKWVEQPENFCTCIVLKPYPKEEVEEYFKNFKLFSKRIK